A stretch of the Tannerella serpentiformis genome encodes the following:
- a CDS encoding site-specific integrase has protein sequence MDDMKMKVLLYLKKGTLDRSGKAPIMGRITLGRSIAQFSCKLFCNPDLWNPRESRMDGKSREAVEVNAKLDNLLLAVQASYQSLLAKGSPFDATDIKEHFQGCVQSRAMLLERFDDLIKEMEEHVGIDIKENSLVSYRQTRAQLHRFIRAKHNVSDLAFSQLTEDFIQQFEQYVTGEVGLKQSTCYNMIVLIKKVCKLTYREGAADTLLFDNVHIDKGDSRLPKALDKDALDKLKALRFDGLDGDMKTSRDVFLFACYTGAAYCDLMALNREHLIRDDEGALWLKFNRQKTGVLCRVKLLPEALRLLKQLHSDARETLLPYMNYATYLSCLKAISLRAGLSLTITTHTARHTFATLVTLEQGVPIETVSKMLGHSTVRMTERYAKVTPQKLFEEFDRLIAFTEDLHLTI, from the coding sequence ATGGATGACATGAAAATGAAGGTGTTGCTCTACCTCAAAAAGGGCACTCTAGACAGGTCAGGCAAGGCGCCGATCATGGGACGCATCACGCTGGGACGTTCCATTGCACAGTTCAGTTGCAAGCTATTCTGCAATCCCGATTTGTGGAACCCGCGCGAAAGTCGGATGGACGGAAAGAGTCGCGAGGCCGTTGAGGTCAATGCCAAGTTGGACAACCTCCTTCTCGCCGTTCAGGCCTCCTATCAATCCTTGCTTGCCAAGGGCTCACCGTTCGACGCGACGGACATCAAGGAGCATTTCCAAGGCTGCGTGCAGAGTCGCGCCATGCTTTTGGAACGGTTCGATGACCTGATCAAGGAGATGGAGGAGCACGTCGGTATCGACATCAAGGAAAATTCCTTGGTCTCGTATCGTCAGACAAGAGCACAATTGCATCGATTTATTCGGGCGAAACACAATGTTTCTGATTTGGCCTTTTCGCAGCTCACGGAGGACTTCATCCAACAATTCGAGCAGTATGTAACCGGAGAGGTGGGTCTGAAACAGAGCACTTGCTACAACATGATCGTCCTTATCAAAAAGGTATGCAAGCTGACGTACCGCGAAGGGGCTGCTGACACCTTGCTATTTGACAATGTGCATATAGACAAGGGGGATAGCCGACTGCCCAAAGCGCTCGATAAGGATGCGTTAGACAAGTTGAAAGCACTGCGTTTTGACGGTTTGGACGGGGATATGAAAACCTCCCGCGATGTGTTCCTTTTCGCCTGTTACACCGGTGCCGCCTATTGCGATCTGATGGCGCTGAACCGTGAGCATCTTATTCGCGATGATGAGGGCGCCCTTTGGCTGAAGTTCAACAGGCAGAAGACAGGCGTCCTTTGTCGCGTAAAGCTGTTGCCCGAAGCCCTTCGGTTGTTGAAGCAGCTACACAGCGATGCAAGAGAGACGTTGCTGCCTTATATGAACTACGCCACCTATTTGTCTTGCCTGAAAGCGATTTCGCTAAGGGCTGGACTGTCTTTGACCATCACCACGCACACCGCCCGGCACACCTTCGCCACACTCGTGACCTTGGAGCAGGGTGTGCCCATCGAGACCGTCAGCAAGATGCTTGGGCATAGCACGGTGCGCATGACCGAGCGATATGCGAAAGTCACACCGCAAAAGCTGTTTGAGGAGTTCGACCGCTTGATCGCCTTCACCGAAGACTTGCACCTAACCATTTAA
- a CDS encoding TetR/AcrR family transcriptional regulator, producing MSISVSKTREVLVDVARQLFARMGFQNTTMNDIAQASQKGRRTLYTYFKSKDDVFDAVVEAELDKLVDSLLEVAARRLPADRKLITYIYMRLHAVKAIVFRNGTLRAAFFRDIWRVEKARKKFDLRETEILRDILNDGVNEGLFSITDIDMTAYIIHHALKGLEVPYIRGHINGWGKSKGIERQNVLNIIFNGIKVKHNVY from the coding sequence GTGTCTATTTCTGTCTCCAAAACGCGTGAAGTATTGGTTGACGTAGCCCGTCAACTCTTTGCCCGCATGGGCTTCCAAAACACCACGATGAACGATATTGCCCAAGCCTCGCAAAAGGGCCGCCGCACACTTTACACCTACTTCAAAAGCAAAGACGACGTCTTCGACGCCGTCGTCGAGGCCGAGCTCGATAAGCTCGTCGACTCCCTCCTCGAGGTGGCCGCACGCCGACTGCCAGCCGATAGAAAGCTGATCACATACATCTATATGCGTCTCCACGCCGTCAAGGCCATTGTCTTTCGCAACGGCACACTCCGCGCTGCCTTCTTTCGCGACATCTGGCGCGTGGAGAAGGCCCGCAAGAAATTCGATCTCCGAGAGACGGAAATCCTGCGCGACATCCTCAACGACGGCGTCAACGAGGGCCTCTTCTCCATCACCGACATCGACATGACGGCCTACATCATCCATCACGCCCTCAAAGGCCTCGAAGTACCCTACATCCGCGGTCACATCAACGGGTGGGGCAAGAGTAAAGGCATCGAGCGGCAGAACGTTCTGAACATCATCTTCAATGGCATCAAAGTCAAGCACAATGTATATTAA
- a CDS encoding 3-oxoacyl-ACP synthase III family protein translates to MYINTTGYYIPKQRIPNSYYTEKTGLTDDWIVQRTGIHTRSRAAADENINTMGLEAIHDALPRLPYDIREVDLLIAATYSPYDTVGTAAHVAQHHYAIPHAKAFTLSSACSSFINALEVVEGYFAMGKAHRALIIGGDKNTAYSNEDDPKSGHLWGDAAVAFFLSNERIADTDAEVLEVYTEALGTIGKGPESIQLRPRDGGIRMPEGKDVFLQACTYMPQNALRLLTHHGYTFDDLSYFIGHQANMRILKNIATSNSISEEKILSNIAELGNTGSASSALVYAQNRERFLAGDLVCLSVFGGGYSAGATLIKI, encoded by the coding sequence ATGTATATTAACACGACCGGGTACTACATCCCCAAACAACGGATACCCAACTCGTATTACACCGAAAAGACCGGCCTCACGGACGACTGGATCGTCCAGCGCACCGGCATCCACACACGCTCCCGCGCTGCGGCCGATGAAAACATCAACACGATGGGGCTCGAGGCCATCCACGACGCCCTGCCCCGTCTCCCCTACGACATCCGCGAGGTAGACCTCCTCATCGCCGCCACCTACTCCCCCTACGACACCGTCGGCACCGCCGCCCACGTCGCCCAGCACCACTACGCCATTCCCCACGCCAAAGCCTTCACGCTCTCCTCCGCTTGTTCATCGTTTATCAATGCGCTCGAGGTCGTCGAAGGCTATTTTGCGATGGGCAAGGCCCACCGTGCGCTCATCATCGGCGGCGATAAGAACACGGCCTACAGCAACGAGGACGATCCCAAGTCGGGCCACCTCTGGGGCGACGCCGCCGTCGCCTTTTTCCTCTCAAACGAACGCATAGCGGACACAGACGCCGAAGTCTTGGAAGTCTACACCGAAGCCCTCGGAACCATCGGCAAAGGCCCCGAAAGCATCCAGCTTCGGCCCCGCGACGGTGGCATACGCATGCCCGAAGGCAAGGACGTCTTCCTGCAAGCCTGCACCTACATGCCGCAGAACGCCCTCCGCCTGCTCACGCACCACGGCTACACGTTCGACGACCTCAGCTACTTCATCGGCCACCAAGCCAACATGCGTATCCTCAAGAACATCGCCACCAGCAACAGTATCTCCGAGGAGAAGATCCTCAGCAACATTGCTGAACTCGGCAACACCGGCTCGGCCAGCTCCGCCCTCGTCTACGCTCAAAACCGCGAACGCTTCCTGGCGGGCGATCTTGTCTGCCTCAGCGTCTTCGGTGGCGGATACTCCGCCGGCGCCACGCTGATCAAAATATGA
- the fabG gene encoding 3-oxoacyl-[acyl-carrier-protein] reductase translates to MKLLEGKVALVTGAARGIGKAIALRFASEGADIAFTDLVIDDNGRATEEEIRALGVRVKGYASNAADFDEAHKTVEEVVKDFGGLDILVNNAGITKDGLMLRMSEAQWDAVIAVNLKSAFNFVHACVPVMMRRRGGSIINMASVVGVHGNAGQANYAASKAGMIALAKSVAQEMGPKGIRANAIAPGFIETAMTEALPDSVREEWKKKIPLRRGGTPDDVADVAVFLASNLSSYVSGQVIQVDGGMNM, encoded by the coding sequence ATGAAATTATTAGAAGGAAAAGTCGCCCTCGTCACGGGCGCCGCACGCGGCATTGGTAAAGCCATCGCCCTGCGTTTCGCTTCGGAAGGAGCAGACATCGCATTCACCGACCTCGTCATCGACGACAACGGTCGCGCCACAGAAGAAGAGATCCGTGCCCTCGGCGTACGCGTAAAAGGCTACGCATCGAACGCCGCCGACTTCGACGAAGCCCATAAGACCGTCGAGGAAGTGGTGAAGGACTTCGGCGGTCTCGACATCCTCGTCAACAACGCCGGCATCACCAAAGACGGCCTGATGCTGCGCATGAGCGAGGCCCAGTGGGACGCCGTGATCGCCGTCAACCTCAAGTCAGCCTTCAACTTTGTCCACGCCTGTGTACCCGTGATGATGCGTCGTCGCGGCGGCAGCATCATCAATATGGCCTCTGTCGTAGGCGTCCACGGCAACGCCGGCCAAGCCAACTATGCCGCCTCGAAAGCCGGAATGATCGCCCTGGCCAAGTCCGTAGCCCAAGAGATGGGACCGAAGGGCATTCGCGCCAACGCCATCGCTCCGGGTTTTATCGAGACAGCCATGACGGAAGCCCTGCCCGACAGCGTACGTGAAGAATGGAAGAAGAAGATCCCGCTTCGTCGCGGCGGCACCCCGGACGACGTTGCTGACGTTGCCGTGTTCCTTGCTTCAAACCTTTCGTCCTACGTCTCCGGCCAAGTCATTCAGGTGGACGGCGGCATGAACATGTAA
- a CDS encoding DUF262 domain-containing protein yields the protein MSKLNIDQKTVIELFSDKRSDFLIPDYQRPYAWSESECQTLWDDLFAFAIPDNNIEHFNDDSDEYYLGPIVTFENRQGKQEVIDGQQRLTTLLLLLRAFYERSFNQEDQQTKKMREMIEQCIWKTNAFKEANKNALKIDSEVATDEDKGEFLEILKSGQVDDGFKSRYAENYRFFEKKIDAFLSNYPSYFRYLPVRILNNCILLPIEADNQDSALQIFSTLNDRGKPLSDADIFKAQCYKHYAAMGLKDVFIERWKRLEEFASSTFKESVGGSPMDELFTRYMYYLRAIQGNTNTSTEGLRKFYERDNYRILKAEQTLDDLEALADFWSDVRTQNKERFSDKILRRLFVLDHAPNGMWTYLTSVYFLHHRQPDGLLEEAPFFQFLKRITAFIWAYTLTNPGVNALRTPAFQEMVQTVRGAEVTFVNFRFERENFVSVYNNYRFHNQRQITKSMLAWWAFQFDEQELLDLGCSFHIEHIYARNRVEAQPSSTIQQRIELLGNKSLLEQRINIRVSDYRFADKAALYKGRQTRKGKANGTRIYELLEMADQLLDFSEDDIVRRNERILNGFVDYLDRCGLLKG from the coding sequence ATGTCCAAGCTCAACATTGACCAAAAGACGGTCATCGAACTGTTCTCCGACAAGCGGTCGGACTTTTTGATCCCCGACTATCAGCGCCCCTATGCCTGGAGCGAAAGCGAATGTCAGACCCTATGGGACGACCTCTTCGCCTTCGCCATTCCGGACAACAACATCGAGCACTTTAATGATGATTCCGACGAATACTACCTCGGCCCCATCGTAACCTTTGAAAACAGACAAGGAAAACAAGAGGTCATCGACGGACAGCAGCGCCTCACCACTTTGCTGCTCCTGTTGCGAGCCTTTTATGAAAGGTCTTTCAACCAAGAGGATCAGCAGACGAAGAAGATGCGGGAAATGATCGAGCAGTGCATATGGAAGACCAATGCGTTTAAGGAGGCGAACAAAAACGCACTCAAGATCGACTCCGAGGTGGCCACGGATGAAGACAAGGGCGAGTTCCTTGAGATCCTGAAAAGTGGTCAGGTAGACGATGGATTCAAAAGCCGCTATGCCGAGAACTACCGCTTCTTTGAGAAGAAGATCGATGCCTTTTTGAGCAACTATCCGAGCTATTTCCGCTACCTGCCTGTGCGTATTCTGAATAACTGCATCCTGCTGCCCATTGAGGCCGATAACCAGGACTCCGCGTTACAGATCTTCTCCACACTCAACGATCGCGGCAAACCACTCTCGGACGCCGATATTTTCAAAGCGCAGTGCTACAAACACTACGCGGCCATGGGGTTGAAGGACGTCTTTATCGAACGATGGAAACGGTTGGAGGAGTTCGCTTCATCTACCTTCAAGGAGTCTGTCGGCGGATCGCCGATGGATGAACTCTTCACGCGCTACATGTACTATCTGCGCGCCATACAGGGCAATACAAATACGTCGACGGAAGGCCTCCGCAAGTTCTACGAGCGGGACAATTACCGCATTCTCAAAGCAGAGCAGACGCTCGACGATCTCGAAGCGTTGGCCGACTTTTGGAGCGATGTGCGCACCCAAAACAAGGAGCGCTTCTCAGACAAGATCCTCCGCCGCCTCTTCGTGTTGGACCATGCCCCCAACGGGATGTGGACCTACCTCACCTCAGTCTATTTCCTGCATCACCGTCAGCCAGACGGCCTATTGGAGGAGGCACCGTTCTTCCAATTTCTCAAGCGGATCACCGCCTTCATTTGGGCGTACACGTTGACCAACCCGGGTGTGAACGCGCTCCGTACGCCAGCCTTTCAGGAGATGGTGCAGACTGTCCGGGGAGCGGAGGTGACGTTCGTCAATTTCCGCTTCGAGCGGGAGAACTTTGTCAGCGTGTACAATAACTATCGGTTCCATAATCAGCGGCAGATCACGAAATCAATGCTTGCGTGGTGGGCATTCCAGTTCGACGAGCAAGAACTGTTAGACCTCGGCTGTAGCTTCCACATCGAACATATCTACGCTCGCAATCGCGTGGAGGCGCAACCCTCATCGACCATACAGCAACGAATCGAACTGCTCGGAAACAAGTCGTTGCTGGAGCAACGCATCAACATCCGTGTTTCGGACTATCGCTTTGCCGACAAAGCCGCCCTCTACAAAGGTCGACAGACGAGAAAAGGCAAGGCAAACGGTACGCGGATCTATGAGCTGCTCGAGATGGCTGACCAACTGCTGGACTTCTCCGAGGACGACATTGTCCGCCGTAACGAACGTATCCTAAACGGCTTCGTCGATTACCTCGATCGGTGTGGCCTATTGAAGGGATGA
- a CDS encoding RluA family pseudouridine synthase has protein sequence MQVIYEDNHLIAVSKTCHEIVQGDKTGDSSLADELREWIREKYAKPGNVFVGVVHRLDRPVTGAVVFAKTSKGLARMNALFRDGGVRKTYWAIVRQRPTEPEGVLVDWLWRNERQNKSYVCKSDRPGARRAELHYRLLASSDRYHLLEIDLRTGRHHQIRCQLAHMGCSIKGDLKYGAERSNPDGGISLHARRIAFTHPVSGLSIEIVAPVPAGDALWKALSEGMM, from the coding sequence ATGCAAGTCATTTACGAAGACAATCACCTGATCGCCGTCAGCAAGACGTGCCACGAGATCGTGCAGGGCGATAAGACGGGCGATTCCTCGCTGGCGGATGAGCTGCGGGAGTGGATCAGAGAGAAATACGCCAAGCCGGGCAACGTGTTCGTCGGCGTTGTGCATCGCCTCGATCGACCGGTCACGGGCGCCGTCGTCTTTGCCAAGACCAGCAAGGGACTGGCGCGTATGAATGCGCTTTTTCGCGACGGTGGCGTCCGTAAGACATACTGGGCCATCGTGCGCCAACGACCGACGGAGCCGGAGGGCGTGCTCGTCGACTGGCTTTGGCGCAACGAGCGACAGAACAAAAGCTACGTCTGCAAGTCCGACCGGCCAGGCGCACGTCGCGCCGAGCTTCATTATCGTCTGCTGGCCTCCTCAGACCGCTATCACCTGCTGGAGATCGACCTCCGTACGGGTCGCCATCATCAGATCCGTTGCCAGTTGGCACACATGGGTTGCTCGATCAAGGGCGACCTGAAGTATGGGGCCGAACGCTCCAATCCGGACGGCGGCATCAGTCTGCATGCGCGCCGCATCGCCTTCACGCACCCCGTCTCGGGGCTGTCCATCGAGATCGTTGCCCCCGTGCCCGCTGGCGACGCACTCTGGAAGGCACTGTCGGAAGGAATGATGTAG
- a CDS encoding type II toxin-antitoxin system RelE/ParE family toxin, with amino-acid sequence MRRKIRTYGGYFEAFMSELDEKVQEKVQYGLLLLKTQDRVSKKFVKFIRDELYELRVKCGSDNYRVFFIFDEGQIVVLFSGFMKKTQETPKHEIEKALRIKEAYYGDKQSSDRRL; translated from the coding sequence ATGAGGAGGAAGATTAGAACATACGGAGGATACTTCGAGGCATTTATGTCTGAACTGGATGAGAAGGTGCAAGAGAAAGTGCAATATGGATTGCTCCTTTTGAAAACTCAGGATCGGGTGTCGAAGAAGTTTGTGAAGTTTATTCGTGACGAACTGTATGAATTGAGAGTAAAGTGTGGAAGTGACAATTATCGCGTGTTCTTCATTTTTGATGAAGGTCAGATTGTGGTATTATTTAGTGGTTTTATGAAGAAGACGCAGGAAACGCCTAAACATGAAATAGAGAAGGCTTTAAGAATTAAGGAGGCTTATTATGGAGACAAACAATCATCAGATCGTAGACTATGA
- a CDS encoding helix-turn-helix transcriptional regulator — METNNHQIVDYDLVLDEKFGKIGTPERAKSEEKARAYYASQILSEARRESGMTQNELARRVGMTRAQIAKIENGTVEPGVGLFYRIVGELGLRVDIVRPL, encoded by the coding sequence ATGGAGACAAACAATCATCAGATCGTAGACTATGATCTTGTACTTGACGAGAAATTCGGCAAGATCGGGACGCCGGAGCGGGCAAAGTCTGAAGAGAAGGCGCGGGCGTATTACGCCTCGCAGATCCTCTCTGAGGCCCGTCGAGAGTCGGGCATGACGCAAAACGAACTCGCCCGGCGAGTAGGCATGACGCGTGCACAGATCGCTAAGATTGAGAATGGCACTGTCGAGCCGGGCGTGGGGCTGTTTTACCGCATCGTCGGGGAACTGGGGTTGCGCGTCGATATCGTCCGGCCGTTGTAA
- the cls gene encoding cardiolipin synthase, whose translation MIDFPIHTALGVTFFSLYFLSMLGLALVILLENRNPLKTIPWIIVLLTLPGIGLVFYFFFGQDNRRRRIISRRTYRRIMRPLSAGGPRQDKVNVPPAYRPLMRMLNRNGRTPLLYGSHIDIYTSGQEKFTAFLEALRSARHHIHLQYYIIADDEIGRCVRQVLIERARAGVEVRVLYDDVGSWSVPRRFFDTMRNAGIEAHPFLRVVFPLFTSKVNYRNHRKVAIIDGRIGFMGGMNIADRYLRGVSWGVWRDTHFRIEGKGVHGLQSSFLIDWYVVTRQLIKGKDYYPDEKFYDDNLMQIFSGGPTGRWRILLQAFIFCITNAKRYLYIQTPYFLPTEGLTQALQTAALGGVDVRLMLPERSDTRSAHLASHSYLDDMLRAGVKVYFYRAGFLHSKLLVSDDEIACIGSANFDFRSFEHNFEINAFVYHRPFAESLRRMYMDDLRSCVPVRAYDWARRPFHLRLIESFLRLFSPLL comes from the coding sequence ATGATTGACTTCCCCATACATACGGCCCTTGGTGTCACCTTCTTCAGCCTGTACTTCCTCTCCATGTTGGGTCTCGCCCTCGTAATCTTGTTGGAGAACCGCAACCCGCTGAAGACCATTCCTTGGATCATTGTCCTCCTCACCCTGCCGGGCATTGGTCTCGTCTTCTATTTTTTCTTCGGGCAAGACAATCGCCGTCGTCGAATCATCTCCCGACGCACCTATCGCCGCATTATGCGCCCCTTGAGCGCCGGCGGACCGCGTCAAGATAAGGTGAACGTACCGCCCGCTTATCGTCCGCTAATGCGCATGCTCAATCGGAACGGTCGCACGCCGCTCCTCTACGGCAGCCACATCGACATATACACCTCCGGCCAGGAAAAATTCACCGCCTTCCTCGAGGCACTCCGCAGCGCGCGCCACCACATCCATCTACAATACTATATCATAGCCGACGACGAGATCGGGCGCTGCGTGCGCCAAGTGCTCATCGAGCGTGCCCGGGCCGGCGTGGAGGTGCGGGTGCTGTATGACGACGTCGGCAGCTGGAGCGTGCCTCGCCGTTTCTTCGACACCATGCGCAACGCGGGCATTGAGGCCCACCCCTTCCTGCGGGTCGTCTTCCCGCTCTTCACCAGCAAAGTCAACTACCGTAACCATCGGAAAGTCGCCATCATCGACGGCCGCATCGGCTTTATGGGCGGCATGAACATCGCCGATCGCTACCTCCGCGGCGTGTCATGGGGCGTCTGGCGCGACACGCACTTCCGCATCGAAGGGAAGGGAGTCCACGGCCTGCAATCGTCCTTCCTCATCGACTGGTATGTCGTCACTCGCCAGCTCATCAAGGGCAAAGACTACTATCCGGACGAGAAATTTTACGACGATAATCTCATGCAGATCTTCTCCGGCGGTCCCACCGGGCGCTGGCGGATCCTCTTGCAGGCGTTCATCTTCTGCATCACCAACGCCAAGCGCTACCTCTACATTCAGACCCCCTACTTCCTGCCCACCGAGGGCCTCACCCAAGCGCTACAAACCGCCGCGCTGGGCGGCGTGGATGTGCGCCTCATGCTCCCCGAGCGATCCGACACCCGGAGCGCCCATCTCGCCTCGCATTCCTATCTCGACGACATGCTTCGGGCCGGTGTCAAGGTGTACTTCTATCGCGCGGGCTTCTTGCACTCCAAGCTCCTCGTGTCGGACGACGAAATCGCCTGCATAGGGTCCGCCAACTTCGACTTCCGCAGCTTCGAGCACAACTTTGAGATCAACGCCTTCGTGTACCATCGCCCCTTCGCGGAAAGTCTCCGCCGGATGTACATGGACGACCTCCGCTCCTGCGTCCCCGTCCGCGCCTACGACTGGGCCCGTCGCCCCTTCCACCTCCGACTCATCGAGTCCTTCCTCCGCCTCTTCTCGCCTCTGCTGTAA
- a CDS encoding oligosaccharide flippase family protein, translating into MFGKYGLVLKNASYLTLFEVMRMAMPFIALPYLFRVVGEERYGTVVFAQAIVALFALFIHFGLDISAVRDVAIYRNNRERLNQIFSAVIFIKSTLALLVGAILALAIHLIPALGSLSTLIFYAFIACLADIFLPVWYYQGCENMKVLTIVRFLSIAFYTAALFLCIHREEDYPLIALLQSLGLVVSAVVSCGYVFLHDRIRLRIPPTTILVRTFRDSVPFFASRASLAVNTYMAKIMSGVYLSGAEVAAFDVAQKVLNGGMVPIQMLNQALYPNISRTRDRGMVRSLLRVVTLLVFGVAAALFTFAEPIVRILSHGELTEATALLRMLCVQLTCSGFSVFLGTSVLVAFGHQRPFNVSVICSTVALLICYSVMITLHLNSIYLYAGALILAEMVVLAYRAFAARRYWLI; encoded by the coding sequence ATGTTTGGTAAATACGGACTCGTCCTCAAGAATGCCTCCTACCTGACCCTCTTCGAGGTCATGCGCATGGCCATGCCGTTCATCGCGCTGCCCTACCTCTTTCGCGTCGTGGGCGAGGAGCGTTACGGGACGGTCGTCTTTGCCCAAGCCATCGTAGCCCTATTCGCCCTTTTCATCCATTTCGGCCTCGACATTTCGGCCGTGCGCGACGTGGCCATCTATCGCAACAACCGCGAGCGACTCAACCAGATTTTTTCGGCCGTCATTTTCATCAAATCCACCCTCGCCCTTCTCGTAGGGGCCATCCTTGCGCTGGCCATTCACCTCATCCCCGCCTTGGGCAGCCTCTCGACGCTCATTTTTTATGCCTTCATCGCCTGCCTGGCTGACATTTTCCTGCCCGTGTGGTATTACCAAGGCTGTGAAAACATGAAGGTCCTCACCATTGTCCGCTTCCTCTCCATAGCCTTTTATACCGCGGCGCTCTTTCTCTGCATTCACCGCGAGGAGGACTATCCTCTCATTGCACTGCTGCAGTCGCTCGGTCTGGTGGTCTCCGCCGTCGTCTCCTGCGGATATGTATTCCTGCATGACCGCATCCGTCTCCGCATTCCGCCGACCACGATACTCGTGCGAACCTTCCGAGACAGTGTCCCCTTCTTCGCCTCACGTGCCTCACTGGCCGTCAACACCTACATGGCCAAAATCATGAGCGGTGTATACCTCTCCGGCGCCGAGGTGGCGGCCTTCGACGTGGCGCAGAAGGTGCTCAACGGCGGCATGGTGCCCATACAGATGCTCAACCAGGCGCTCTACCCCAACATCTCCCGCACACGCGACCGGGGGATGGTGCGCTCCCTGCTCCGCGTGGTCACGCTCCTCGTGTTCGGTGTCGCCGCTGCGCTCTTCACCTTCGCCGAGCCCATTGTCCGCATCCTCTCGCACGGCGAGCTGACCGAGGCTACCGCGCTACTACGTATGCTCTGCGTCCAGCTGACCTGCTCCGGCTTTTCGGTCTTTCTCGGCACCTCCGTGCTGGTGGCCTTCGGCCATCAACGCCCCTTCAACGTCAGCGTCATCTGCTCCACCGTCGCACTACTTATCTGCTACTCGGTGATGATCACCCTCCACCTCAACTCCATCTACCTCTACGCCGGGGCGCTCATTCTGGCCGAGATGGTCGTCCTCGCCTACCGCGCCTTTGCCGCCCGCCGCTATTGGCTCATCTAA